The sequence CAAAATCAGCGGATGAGCTGTGGATAGGGGTGAAAGGCTAAACAAACTTGGAAATAGCTGGTTCTCTCCGAAAACTATTTAGGTAGTGCCTCAAGTATTACCGTCGGGGGTAGAGCACTGTTTAGGCTAGGGGGTCATGGCGACTTACCAAACCTATGCAAACTCCGAATACCGACGAGTACAGCTTGGGAGACAGAGCACCGGGTGCTAACGTCCGGACTCAAGAGGGAAACAACCCAGACCGCCAGCTAAGGTCCCTAAAATTGGCTAAGTGGGAAACGAAGTGGGAAGGCTAAAACAGTCAGGATGTTGGCTTAGAAGCAGCCATCATTTAAAGAAAGCGTAATAGCTCACTGATCGAGTCGTCCTGCGCGGAAGATGTAACGGGGCTAAGCCAGTTACCGAAGCTGCGGATGTGCAATTTATTGCACGTGGTAGGAGAGCGTTCTGTAAGCCTGTGAAGGTGCCTGGAGACGGGTGCTGGAGGTATCAGAAGTGCGAATGCTGACATGAGTAGCGTTAAAGGGGGTGAAAAGCCCCCTCGCCGTAAGCGCAAGGTTTCCTACGCAACGTTCATCGGCGTAGGGTGAGTCGGCCCCTAAGGCGAGGCAGAGATGCGTAGCTGATGGGAAACAGGTCAATATTCCTGTACCGATCAATAGTGCGATGTGGGGACGGAGAAGGTTAGCTCAGCCAACTGTTGGATATGTTGGTTCAAGCCTGTAGTCGTGCCTGGTAGGCAAATCCGCCGGGCTTAGATGAGGGGTGATAACGAGTGTGCTTGCACACGAAGTGAGTGATACCCTGCTTCCAGGAAAAGCCACTAAGCTTCAGCTATTGACGACCGTACCGCAAACCGACACTGGTGCGCGAGATGAGTATTCTAAGGCGCTTGAGAGAACTCAGGAGAAGGAACTCGGCAAATTGATACCGTAACTTCGGGAGAAGGTATGCCCCAAGTAAGTGAAGTTGAACAAACGGAGCTAAAAGGGGTTGCAAAAAATCGGTGGCTGCGACTGTTTAATAAAAACACAGCACTCTGCAAACACGAAAGTGGACGTATAGGGTGTGACGCCTGCCCGGTGCTGGAAGATTAAATGATGGGGTGCAAGCTCTTGATTGAAGTCCCAGTAAACGGCGGCCGTAACTATAACGGTCCTAAGGTAGCGAAATTCCTTGTCGGGTAAGTTCCGACCTGCACGAATGGCGTAACGATGGCCACACTGTCTCCTCCTGAGACTCAGCGAAGTTGAAATGTTTGTGATGATGCAATCTCCCCGCGGAAAGACGGAAAGACCCCATGAACCTTTACTGTAGCTTTGTATTGGACTTTGAACGGATCTGTGTAGGATAGGTGGGAGGCTTTGAAGCCAGGACGCTAGTTCTGGTGGAGCCAACGTTGAAATACCACCCTGGTGCGTTTGAGGTTCTAACCTAGGTCCATTATCTGGATCGGGGACAGTGCATGGTAGGCAGTTTGACTGGGGCGGTCTCCTCCCAAAGCGTAACGGAGGAGTTCGAAGGTACGCTAGTTACGGTCGGACATCGTGACGATAGTGCAATGGCATAAGCGTGCTTAACTGCGAGACTGACAAGTCGAGCAGATGCGAAAGCAGGACATAGTGATCCGGTGGTTCTGTATGGAAGGGCCATCGCTCAACGGATAAAAGGTACTCTGGGGATAACAGGCTGATACCGCCCAAGAGTTCATATCGACGGCGGTGTTTGGCACCTCGATGTCGGCTCATCTCATCCTGGGGCTGTAGTCGGTCCCAAGGGTATGGCTGTTCGCCATTTAAAGAGGTACGTGAGCTGGGTTTAAAACGTCGTGAGACAGTTTGGTCCCTATCTTCCGTGGGCGTTGCAGATTTGAGGAAGCCTGCTCCTAGTACGAGAGGACCGGAGTGGACACACCTCTGGTGTACCTGTTGTCACGCCAGTGGCATCGCAGGGTAGCTACGTGTGGAAGAGATAACCGCTGAAAGCATCTAAGCGGGAAACTCGTTTCAAGATGAGATCTGCCGGGGCCCTGAGCCCCCTGAAGGGTCGTTGTAGACCACGACGTTGATAGGCTGGGTGTGGAAGCGCAGTAATGCGTTAAGCTAACCAGTACTAATTGCCCGAGAGGCTTGACCCTATAACTTTGACTGCCATGCAGTTCAGACTAGTTATGCCAAGTTTTACGCAATCAAGATAATCGCTGATTAAAGACTCTATGAATTTGAGTTGTAGATAGGAATATCTGCAGCTTTACAAGTTATGCCTGATGACCATAGCGATTTGGTACCACTCCTTCCCATCCCGAACAGGACAGTGAAACGAATTTGCGCCGATGATAGTGCGGGTTCCCGTGTGAAAGTAGGTCATCGTCAGGCTCTTACAAGCGCAACACCCCCAGCTCTCGAAAGAGGCTGGGGGTTTTGTCTTTGGTCTTTGGCTGCTGAATCCCATAATGCCAAGCATCCCGCAGAGAAAATAGAGCAAACAAAAAAACAGGAGCACGCTACGCGTGCTCCTGTTCGTTTATGGGCTGCTTGATATTGGGAATTGAGGCCTGAAGCGCTGTGGAAGCTCTCGAATCAGTAGCGTGAAGTGCTTGTTCTATCTACGACGCTGGCCGTCCACAAACACCATCAGCTCGCCTTTTTCAAAACTGGTCCACTGCTCGTTCTTGGTCAGCGGCGCGGTGACGATGATGGCCACCCGGTCGTTGGGCGTGGTTTCGCTGGCAAAGTCCACGCTCAGGTCTTCATCTGCCAGGTGGGCCTGGGCAAAAGGGTGGCAGCGCTCGGTATAGCAAAGATGGGTGGTGGCATGGGCCCACAGCGCTTCGCCGTTAGAGAGCAGGAAGTTGAAGGTGCCGTGTGGCGCGATGCGGGCTGCCAGCTCGCGCAGTGTCAGCGTGAGCTCCTCGATGGTGGGCACGCCGGCGTGGGATTTCCACAGCTCCTGCATGATCCAGCAAAAGGCCAGCTCGCTGTCGGTGCTGCCTACGGGGTGAAAGTGGGTGTGCAGCTTGGGGGCAAAGTTCTTCAGATCGCCATTGTGGGCAAACACCCAGTTGCGGCCCCAGAGCTCACGCACAAAAGGGTGGCAGTTCTGCAGGCTGACCACGCCCTGGGTAGCCTTGCGGATATGGGCAATGACGTTCTGGCTTTTGATGGGGTAGCGGCGGATCAGCTCGGCCACGGGGGAGTCGATAGCGCGCTCATGGTCCACAAAGTGGCGCAGGCCTTTTTCCTCGAAAAAGGCAATGCCCCAGCCATCGGTGTGATCGCCGGTATTGCCTGCGCGTTGTGCAAAGCCACTGAAGCTAAAGCGCACGTCAGTGGGGGTGTTGCAATTCATTCCAAGCAGCTGGCACATGGCGGCGGTATCTCAATCCAAAGCAAAGAGGCATAGCCTAACCCGGCTGGGGGCCGGTGGTATGCAAAGTCTGCAGCACTGCGTTGGCTTGCCAGCCTACCCAGGGGCAAGTGTGACAGGCAGAATGCGCCCAACCGAGTACCGTAGAGCCCATGCAAAGCACCACCCCAATCCCCCAGCCCCAGGCTGTGAGCTACAGCATCAGCGATCTGGCCAAAGAGTTTGATCTGACCACCCGCGCCATGCGCTTTTACGAGGATATGGGCTTGCTGCAGCCCGAGCGCACCGGCCCTGGCGGACGCAACCGTGTTTATAGCGCGCGCGATCGCACGCGGCTGCGGCTGACCTTGCGGGCCAAGCGCCTGGGACTGTCGCTGTCGGAGGCCAAGGAAATCATCGACCTCTATGACAGCCCGCGGGACACGGGCACGCAGCTGCGCAAGTTCCTGGAAGTGCTGGGTGCACACCGCCTGCAGCTGGAAGAGCGCCTGGGCGACCTGCAGGCGAATCTGGAAGAGGTGATGGAGCATGAAGCCGAAGCCCGCCAACTCCTTGCCAAGCTGGGGCCCAATGAGGTTTTTGATTGACGTTAACGTAAACGTCAGCGTAAACTAGAAAAAAGCAAGGAGACGCTATGGCCGAAGACACTGCCGCCCTGCGCCGCGTGCGCGACAGCTTTGTGCGGCAAGGTGCCATGGGCACGTTGGGGGCTGAAATCACCCATCTGCTGCCCGGCGAGGTCGACATCGGCTTTGACTGGGCCCAGGGGTTGACGCAGCAGCATGGCTTCATCCATGCCGGAATGCTGTCGGCAGCGCTGGATTCGGCCTGTGGTTATGCGGCCTTCAGCCTGATGCCTGAAGACGCCGAGGTGCTCACCATCGAGTTCAAGATCAATCTGCTGGCCCCTGCCAAGGGTCAGCGCTTCCGCTGCGAAGGGCGGGTGCTCAAGCCGGGGCGCACCATCATGGTGGCCGAAGGCCGGGCCTACGCCGTCGACCAGGAGCAGGAAAAACTGGCTGCCACCATGCACTGCACATTGATGGTGTTGCAGGGGCGGCCAGGGATTGCCGTCGTCTAGGCAGCAAAACATATCCCCAGGGCTTGATAAGCCCCACACACCAAGCAGGGGCGCATGACAGCGTGCAGCCCCATCACCGAGGAGACAAGAAATGACCAATCTGCCAGGCCTGAATTTTCAGTTGGGCGAAGACATTGATGCGCTGCGCGATGCCGTGCGCGAGTTTGCACAGAGCGAAATTGCGCCCCGTGCCGCCGAGATCGACCGCAGCGACCAGTTCCCCATGGACCTGTGGCGCAAGTTTGGCGATCTGGGCGTGCTGGGCATCACCGTGTCCGAGCAGTACGGCGGCGCCGACATGGGTTATCTGGCCCACATGGTGGCCATGGAAGAAATCTCGCGCGCCAGCGCCTCGGTGGGCCTGTCCTACGGTGCGCACAGCAATCTGTGCGTGAACCAGATCAACCGCAACGGCAACGAAGCGCAAAAGGCCAAGTACCTGCCCAAGCTCATCAGCGGCGAGCATGTGGGGGCGCTGGCCATGAGCGAGCCCGGTGCGGGCTCCGACGTCATCAGCATGAAGCTCAAGGCCGAGGACAAGGGCGGCTACTACCTGCTCAATGGCAACAAGATGTGGATCACCAACGGCCCCGACGCCGACACCCTGGTGGTCTACGCCAAGAGCGAGCCCGAGCTGGGCGCGCGCGGTGTGACGGCCTTTTTGATCGAAAAAGGCATGCCGGGATTTTCGATTGCGCAAAAGCTGGACAAGCTGGGCATGCGCGGCAGCCACACCGGCGAGCTGGTGTTCCAGAACGTGGAAGTGCCGGCAGAGAACGTGCTGGGCCAGGTCAACGGTGGCGCCAAGGTGCTCATGAGCGGCCTGGACTATGAACGCGCCGTGCTCACCGGTGGCCCCCTGGGCATCATGCAAAGCGTGATGGACAACGTGGTCCCCTACATCCACGACCGCAAGCAGTTCGGCCAAAGCATTGGTGAGTTCCAGCTCATCCAGGGCAAGGTGGCCGATATGTACACGGTGCTGCAGGCCGGCCGCTCCTTTGCCTACACCGTGGCTAAGAACCTGGACATGCTGGGCACGGACCATGTGCGCCAGGTGCGCAAGGACTGCGCCAGCGTGATTTTGTGGTGCGCCGAAAAAGCCACCTGGATGGCGGGCGAGGGCGTGCAAATCTATGGCGGCAATGGGTATATCAACGAGTACCCACTCGGTCGACTGTGGCGAGATGCGAAACTCTATGAGATTGGCGCCGGCACCAGCGAGATTCGTCGCATGCTGATTGGCCGCGAATTGTTCGCTGAAACCTGCTGAAAAAGCAGGGTGGGCGGCGCCGTTTCCCTGTATTCAAAAGGAACGCCAGATGACGACCAGTACCTCCATCGAAGACCTGTTTGTACACAACAAGGAATGGGCCGCCCAGATGGAGCGCGACCGCCCCGGTTTCTTCACCGGGCTGATGGCGCAACAAAAACCCAAGTACATGTGGATCGGTTGCTCCGACAGCCGCGTGCCCGCCAACCAGATCACCGGCCTGGAGCCGGGTGAAGTCTTTGTCCATCGCAATGTGGCCAATGTGGTGGTGCCCAGCGACCTGAACTGCCTGAGCACCATCCAGTACGCGGTGGAGCACCTGAAGGTCGAGCACCTGATGGTGGTGGGCCACTACGGCTGCGGTGGCGTGCTGGCCGCACTGGAAGGCGTGCGCCTGGGCCTGGTCGACAACTGGACCCGCCATGTCCGCAATGTGCGCGACAAACACTACGACCTGATCAAGGCCACGCCCGTGCAGTACCGCCATGATGTGCTGTGCGAGCTGAACGCCATCGAACAGGTCATGAACGTGGCACAAAGCACGGTGATGCAAGACGCCTGGGCCCGTGGCCAGAAGGTGTCGCTGCATGGCTGGTGCTACAGCCTGGAAAACGGCCTCATCACCAATTTGCACATGACGGTGCCCGGCACCGGTGGCCTGCATGAGGTGCACCAGAAGGCGGTGGAAATGGTGGCGGGCCGCGTGCGGGAGTGATGTGAGGCACCCCTGTGCCGCTTCGCGTCTTCCCCCTCTCTATCGCTGTGCGATGGAGGGGGGAGGGGGACGGCACCGGCGCTTACTAGGGGTACAAGGCGGCCCTTGCGCAGTGCCCTTGCATAAGGGGCGCCTGCGATGGTTCACTGATAACTGACGGCTTGCTGTACTGACTGGTATTTTTGTTGAGCACTCTCTGAACCGCGAGCGATTTGCATGTTTCCGCAGCAACTGGATGCCCCCCAGGCCTATGCCATTGCCCAGGCGATGATGGATGGCTTCAACCGCCACTATCTGCTGTTCAGGGCCGAGTCGGCCCGGGCCAAGCGCCGTTTTGAGCAGGCCGACTGGAATGGCCAGCAATGCGCCCAGCGCGAGCGCATTGCCTTTTATGACCTGCGGGTCAACGAATGCGTGCAGCGGCTGGCGGCCGAGTTCCATGCGGGGCAGCTGCCCATGCCCGTGTGGCAGCAGGTCAAGCTGCACTACATCGGCCTGATGGTGGAGCATTTGCAGCCCGAGCTGGCGGAGACCTTCTTCAACTCCGTCACCACCAAGATCCTGCACCGCACCCACTTTCACAACGACTTCATCTTTGTGCGGCCCGCGGTCAGCACGGAATACCTGGAAAGCCGCAACCCGGCCGACGCGCCGGCCTACCGCGCTTATTACCCCGGCTCGCTGGAGGCGCTGCCCCAGTCGCTGCGGCAGATGGTGGAGCATCTGGGCCTGCAATGCAGCTATGAAGACCTGGAGCGCGACATCGCCACCCTGGCCGAGCGCGTGCGCGCACGCATGGCCGGCATGACGCTGCGCGCCAACTTCCAGATCCAGGTGCTCTCCAGCCTGTTCTACCGCAACAAGGGCGCCTACCTGGTCGGCAAAATCATCACCGGCTATACCGAGCTGCCGCTGGCCATTCCCATTTTGCATAGCAGCCAAGGCGCACTGGTGCTGCATGCAGCGCTTTTTGGCGAGGATGATCTGCACGGGCTGTTCAGCTTTGCGCGGGCCTACTTCATGGTGGACATGGCCGTGCCCAGCGCCTATGTGCAGTTTCTGCGCAGCCTGATGCCGCGCAAACCCCGGGCCGAGATCTACAACGCCCTGGGCCTGGCCAAGCAGGGCAAGACCCTGTTTTACCGCGACTTTTTGCACCATCTGCGCCATTCCAGCGACCAGTTCCGCATTGCGCCCGGCATCAAGGGCATGGTGATGCTGGTGTTCGACCTGCCCAGCTTCCCCTATGTGTTCAAGCTGATCAAGGACTTCTTCCCGCCGCCCAAGGAGACCACGCGCGCCCAGGTCAAGGGCAAATACCTGCTGGTCAAGCAGCATGACCGCGTGGGCCGCATGGCCGACACGCTGGAATACAGCCTGGTGGCCTTTCCGCGTGATCGCTTTTCCGAGGAGCTGATTGCCGAAATCCAGCAGTTCGCCCCGAATCAGATCGAGATCAGCGACCGTGATGGCGATGGCCAGCAGGAGGTCATCATCCGCCACCTCTACATCGAGCGCCGCCTGGTGCCGCTGAACCTCTATCTGCAGGAATGCTTCGAGGCCGGGCTGGACCAGCCGCGCGCCAAGGCGAATATGGAGCGCTCAGTCATCGAATACGGCAATGCCATCAAGGAGCTGGTGGCCGCCAACATCTTCCCCGGCGATATGTTGTGGAAGAACTTTGGCGTCACCCGTGGCGGCAAGGTGGTGTTCTATGACTACGATGAAATCGAATACCTGACGGACTGCAACTTTCGCGCCGTACCGCCGCCACGCAATGAAGAGGATGAGATGTCCGGCGAGGTCTGGTGGCATGTGGGCCCGCACGATGTCTTTCCCGAAACCTTTGGCCCTTTCTTGCTGGGCCACCCCGCTGTGCGCGAAGTTTTTATGCGCCACCACGCCGACCTGCTGGAGCCCGCGTTCTGGCAGGGCCACAAGGAGCGCATCCAGCAAGGCCATATGCACGATGTTTTTCCGTATGACCGCAGCAGATGCCTGGTCACCCCCTGAGCGGCTTTGCCGCTTCCCCTTCTCTGACACAAAGCGCCGGAGGGGGACGACAGCGGAGCGCAAGGGGCGGCCCTTGCTCGCTGTCTGTGGCGAAGTGACTTTGCATGCAGCGAGGCCGCGCAAGCGGCCAGCACTGTTGCGGCCTGATTGAGATTGTTTTTTACCTGTGTCGCTATAAAACCTAAGGAGATTTCCATGCACCAAGATCCCGTTGTCATCGTCAGCGCTGCCCGTACCCCCATGGGTGCATTCCAGGGCGATTTTTCCGAGCTGGCCGCCCATGATCTGGGGGGAGCTGCCATCCGCGCTGCGGTGGAGCGCGCCGGCATTGCGGCCGAGAAGGTCGAGGAAGTGCTGTTCGGCAACTGCCTGATGGCGGGCCAGGGCCAGGCACCGGCACGCCAGGCCGGCTTCAAGGGCGGCCTGCCGCAAAGCACCGGCGCCGTGACCCTGTCCAAGATGTGTGGTGCCGGCATGGAAGCCACCATCCTGGCCCATGACCAGCTGATTGCCGGCAGCCGCGAGGTGATGATTTCCGGCGGCATGGAAAGCATGACCAATGCCCCCTATCTGCTGAAGAAGGGCCGCGCCGGCTACCGCATGGGCCACGACAAGATCTTTGACCACATGATGCTGGATGGCCTGGAAGACGCTTACGAAGCCGGCCGCTCCATGGGCACCTTTGGCGAGGACTGCGCCGCCAAATACAGCTTCACCCGTGAAGCCCAGGACGCCTTCGCCGTGGCCAGCGTGCAGCGCGCCCAGGCGGCAACGGCCAGCGGTGCCTTCCAGGCCGAGATCACCCCCGTCACCGTCAAGACCCGCAAGGGCGATGTCACGGTGAGCGTGGACGAAGGCCCGGCCAAGGCCAAGCTGGACAAGATCACCAGCCTCAAGCCCGCGTTCAAGAAGGACGGCACCATCACCGCGGCTTCCAGCTCCAGCATCAACGACGGCGCTGCCGCCATGGTGCTGATGCGCGAGTCCACTGCCAAGCAACTGGGTTGCAAACCCCTGGCCCGCATCGTGGCCCATGGCTCCCATGCCCAGGCACCGGAATGGTTTACGACCGCTCCTGTGGGGGCCACCGAAAAGGCGCTGAAGAAGGCCGGCTGGAAGGTGGAGGACGTGGACCTGTGGGAAATCAATGAAGCCTTTGCCGTGGTGCCCATGGCCTTGATGGCCGAGTTGAACGTGCCCCATGACAAGGTGAATGTGAACGGCGGTGCCTGCGCCCTGGGCCACCCCATCGGCGCCAGTGGTGCGCGCATTCTGGTCACGCTGATCCATGCACTGCAGCACCGTGGCAAGAAGAAGGGCCTGGCCACGCTGTGCATAGGCGGTGGCGAAGCCACGGCCATGGCCATCGAGCTGGTGTGATGCAGGGCATGCGGTAAACCTTCATTTACAGTTGTGCCCCAGTAAGGCCCTTAGGCCCTCGTAGGCCCATGGCTGCATGCGCTGCACAGACGCATGCAGCCTTCTTTGCAAGGTTTCCGCATGCATGCAGACATTCACGACGACGATCACACCGCCCCAGCGTCTTCACCCCTGACCGGGG comes from Comamonas sp. GB3 AK4-5 and encodes:
- a CDS encoding class II glutamine amidotransferase, translated to MCQLLGMNCNTPTDVRFSFSGFAQRAGNTGDHTDGWGIAFFEEKGLRHFVDHERAIDSPVAELIRRYPIKSQNVIAHIRKATQGVVSLQNCHPFVRELWGRNWVFAHNGDLKNFAPKLHTHFHPVGSTDSELAFCWIMQELWKSHAGVPTIEELTLTLRELAARIAPHGTFNFLLSNGEALWAHATTHLCYTERCHPFAQAHLADEDLSVDFASETTPNDRVAIIVTAPLTKNEQWTSFEKGELMVFVDGQRRR
- a CDS encoding MerR family DNA-binding transcriptional regulator — protein: MQSTTPIPQPQAVSYSISDLAKEFDLTTRAMRFYEDMGLLQPERTGPGGRNRVYSARDRTRLRLTLRAKRLGLSLSEAKEIIDLYDSPRDTGTQLRKFLEVLGAHRLQLEERLGDLQANLEEVMEHEAEARQLLAKLGPNEVFD
- a CDS encoding PaaI family thioesterase, which codes for MAEDTAALRRVRDSFVRQGAMGTLGAEITHLLPGEVDIGFDWAQGLTQQHGFIHAGMLSAALDSACGYAAFSLMPEDAEVLTIEFKINLLAPAKGQRFRCEGRVLKPGRTIMVAEGRAYAVDQEQEKLAATMHCTLMVLQGRPGIAVV
- a CDS encoding isovaleryl-CoA dehydrogenase, with product MTNLPGLNFQLGEDIDALRDAVREFAQSEIAPRAAEIDRSDQFPMDLWRKFGDLGVLGITVSEQYGGADMGYLAHMVAMEEISRASASVGLSYGAHSNLCVNQINRNGNEAQKAKYLPKLISGEHVGALAMSEPGAGSDVISMKLKAEDKGGYYLLNGNKMWITNGPDADTLVVYAKSEPELGARGVTAFLIEKGMPGFSIAQKLDKLGMRGSHTGELVFQNVEVPAENVLGQVNGGAKVLMSGLDYERAVLTGGPLGIMQSVMDNVVPYIHDRKQFGQSIGEFQLIQGKVADMYTVLQAGRSFAYTVAKNLDMLGTDHVRQVRKDCASVILWCAEKATWMAGEGVQIYGGNGYINEYPLGRLWRDAKLYEIGAGTSEIRRMLIGRELFAETC
- the can gene encoding carbonate dehydratase gives rise to the protein MTTSTSIEDLFVHNKEWAAQMERDRPGFFTGLMAQQKPKYMWIGCSDSRVPANQITGLEPGEVFVHRNVANVVVPSDLNCLSTIQYAVEHLKVEHLMVVGHYGCGGVLAALEGVRLGLVDNWTRHVRNVRDKHYDLIKATPVQYRHDVLCELNAIEQVMNVAQSTVMQDAWARGQKVSLHGWCYSLENGLITNLHMTVPGTGGLHEVHQKAVEMVAGRVRE
- the aceK gene encoding bifunctional isocitrate dehydrogenase kinase/phosphatase, whose protein sequence is MFPQQLDAPQAYAIAQAMMDGFNRHYLLFRAESARAKRRFEQADWNGQQCAQRERIAFYDLRVNECVQRLAAEFHAGQLPMPVWQQVKLHYIGLMVEHLQPELAETFFNSVTTKILHRTHFHNDFIFVRPAVSTEYLESRNPADAPAYRAYYPGSLEALPQSLRQMVEHLGLQCSYEDLERDIATLAERVRARMAGMTLRANFQIQVLSSLFYRNKGAYLVGKIITGYTELPLAIPILHSSQGALVLHAALFGEDDLHGLFSFARAYFMVDMAVPSAYVQFLRSLMPRKPRAEIYNALGLAKQGKTLFYRDFLHHLRHSSDQFRIAPGIKGMVMLVFDLPSFPYVFKLIKDFFPPPKETTRAQVKGKYLLVKQHDRVGRMADTLEYSLVAFPRDRFSEELIAEIQQFAPNQIEISDRDGDGQQEVIIRHLYIERRLVPLNLYLQECFEAGLDQPRAKANMERSVIEYGNAIKELVAANIFPGDMLWKNFGVTRGGKVVFYDYDEIEYLTDCNFRAVPPPRNEEDEMSGEVWWHVGPHDVFPETFGPFLLGHPAVREVFMRHHADLLEPAFWQGHKERIQQGHMHDVFPYDRSRCLVTP
- a CDS encoding acetyl-CoA C-acyltransferase, translating into MHQDPVVIVSAARTPMGAFQGDFSELAAHDLGGAAIRAAVERAGIAAEKVEEVLFGNCLMAGQGQAPARQAGFKGGLPQSTGAVTLSKMCGAGMEATILAHDQLIAGSREVMISGGMESMTNAPYLLKKGRAGYRMGHDKIFDHMMLDGLEDAYEAGRSMGTFGEDCAAKYSFTREAQDAFAVASVQRAQAATASGAFQAEITPVTVKTRKGDVTVSVDEGPAKAKLDKITSLKPAFKKDGTITAASSSSINDGAAAMVLMRESTAKQLGCKPLARIVAHGSHAQAPEWFTTAPVGATEKALKKAGWKVEDVDLWEINEAFAVVPMALMAELNVPHDKVNVNGGACALGHPIGASGARILVTLIHALQHRGKKKGLATLCIGGGEATAMAIELV